Proteins from a single region of Butyrivibrio fibrisolvens:
- the ilvB gene encoding biosynthetic-type acetolactate synthase large subunit: protein MIGADAIVECLKKENVEILFGYPGVAIAPFFNSLLNSDIKSVLIRTEQNAAHCASGYARISGKPGVCVVTSGPGATNLITGIATAFADSIPLIAITGQVNSSMIGSDVFQEADITGAVESFVKYSYLVRNVNDIPKIFKEAFYIANSGRKGPVLIDIPIDIQQAQINKFSYPETVSMRTYKPTVEGNMAQIKKLVKEVERSKKPVMCVGGGVHLSDAAQEIRDFAAKCQIPVVSTMMGLGTITNDNPLYFGMVGNNGRAYANKALKDSDLVLMVGARVADRAVNRPELITDNTVLIHIDVDPAEIGKNVGPTIPLVGDLKHIFTKLNTIDINARDHKEWLEFLTDYKAGHPDPRPDISKEYVDPKEFLGKLAKAMDDNGVFVADVGQNQIWATAFFRIKEHQRFMTSGGMGTMGYAIPAALGAKLADPDRQVVASCGDGGFQMSMMELATMDQQKVPLKIIVYRNNYLGMVREYQHYSYKDKYAMVDIAGKPELDMIAKAYGMDYQKIDGGSDIDKEIKDFLNNEHAVLLEVMTDPMDLAKG, encoded by the coding sequence ATGATAGGTGCAGATGCGATTGTTGAGTGTTTGAAAAAGGAAAATGTTGAGATCCTCTTCGGTTATCCCGGAGTTGCGATCGCTCCATTTTTTAACAGCTTATTAAATTCAGATATTAAATCCGTCCTCATACGTACAGAGCAGAATGCTGCCCACTGTGCAAGCGGATATGCAAGGATAAGCGGTAAGCCCGGTGTCTGCGTCGTTACATCAGGCCCAGGTGCAACTAACCTTATAACAGGCATAGCTACAGCCTTTGCTGACAGCATCCCGCTTATTGCCATAACAGGCCAGGTTAACAGCTCTATGATAGGCTCTGACGTATTCCAGGAAGCTGATATCACAGGCGCTGTAGAGTCTTTTGTTAAATACAGCTATCTTGTAAGAAACGTTAACGACATCCCTAAGATCTTCAAGGAAGCCTTTTATATAGCTAATTCCGGAAGAAAAGGACCTGTCCTTATTGATATTCCTATTGATATACAGCAGGCTCAGATTAATAAGTTCTCTTATCCTGAAACAGTCAGCATGAGAACCTACAAGCCCACTGTTGAAGGCAATATGGCTCAGATCAAGAAGCTTGTCAAAGAAGTAGAAAGATCCAAAAAGCCTGTAATGTGCGTTGGCGGAGGCGTTCACCTTTCTGATGCGGCGCAGGAGATAAGGGATTTTGCGGCTAAGTGCCAGATACCTGTAGTATCTACAATGATGGGACTTGGCACTATTACTAATGACAATCCTCTTTATTTCGGCATGGTCGGCAATAACGGAAGAGCTTATGCCAATAAAGCTCTGAAGGATTCAGATCTTGTCCTTATGGTTGGTGCCCGCGTTGCAGACAGAGCAGTCAACAGACCTGAACTTATCACAGATAATACAGTTCTTATTCATATAGATGTAGATCCCGCCGAGATAGGCAAGAACGTAGGACCTACGATTCCGCTTGTTGGTGATCTTAAACATATTTTCACAAAGCTCAATACAATTGATATAAATGCAAGGGATCATAAAGAATGGCTTGAATTCCTTACGGATTATAAAGCAGGGCATCCTGATCCAAGACCTGATATATCAAAAGAATATGTTGATCCCAAAGAGTTCCTTGGAAAGCTCGCTAAAGCTATGGATGACAACGGAGTATTCGTTGCAGATGTAGGACAGAACCAGATCTGGGCAACAGCGTTTTTCAGGATCAAAGAGCATCAGAGATTTATGACAAGTGGTGGTATGGGAACCATGGGATATGCTATTCCTGCGGCTCTTGGCGCTAAGCTTGCGGACCCTGACAGACAGGTTGTTGCATCCTGCGGAGACGGCGGCTTCCAGATGTCTATGATGGAGCTTGCAACTATGGATCAGCAGAAGGTTCCGCTCAAGATAATCGTATATAGAAACAACTACCTTGGAATGGTCCGCGAATATCAGCATTATTCTTATAAAGATAAGTATGCAATGGTTGATATCGCAGGTAAACCTGAACTTGATATGATCGCAAAGGCATACGGTATGGATTATCAGAAGATTGACGGAGGTAGCGACATTGATAAGGAGATCAAGGATTTCCTTAATAACGAGCACGCTGTCCTTCTGGAAGTTATGACTGATCCGATGGATCTGGCGAAAGGTTAA
- the ilvN gene encoding acetolactate synthase small subunit, protein MKKIYSVLVENRTGVLSKVAGLFSRRSFNIDSLTVGETEDPTVSRMTIVSSGDKAILEQVEKQLNKKLDIIKVKTFDEPASISRELMLIKVKYNKSNRRDIIENCDIMKAQIVDMSKSYMMIQICDVPERSQLLLSMLRGISIVEVARTGTLALTKCVENENGGK, encoded by the coding sequence ATGAAAAAGATATATTCAGTTCTTGTTGAAAACAGAACAGGTGTTCTTTCAAAAGTTGCAGGTCTTTTTTCAAGAAGATCTTTTAACATTGATTCTCTTACAGTTGGTGAGACGGAAGATCCGACTGTATCGAGAATGACAATTGTATCAAGCGGCGACAAGGCTATCCTTGAGCAGGTTGAGAAGCAGCTCAACAAAAAGCTTGATATCATCAAGGTCAAAACCTTCGATGAGCCTGCATCCATAAGCAGAGAACTTATGCTCATAAAGGTTAAGTACAACAAATCCAACAGACGTGATATAATAGAAAACTGTGACATCATGAAGGCACAGATCGTGGATATGTCTAAATCCTATATGATGATCCAAATCTGCGATGTCCCGGAGCGTTCACAGCTTCTTCTTTCTATGCTGAGAGGGATCTCTATTGTGGAAGTGGCTCGTACAGGAACTCTGGCCTTGACGAAATGTGTTGAAAATGAGAATGGAGGGAAGTAA